In Gadus chalcogrammus isolate NIFS_2021 chromosome 13, NIFS_Gcha_1.0, whole genome shotgun sequence, the genomic stretch AAGCCCCTCCCTGTGGGGCATGGCCCATGGGGGTTGCAATTCACCCGTACCGTGGGCTCCCACCCTCGCCGCTCGCCAAACATAGTATAGTACGTGTCTAGGGATATAATCGGGGACAATGGACTCTTGAAACCGACATACAGTACATGCATTGCGTAATCATACATTTTGAACATGAATTGACCCTACCCATTATATATAAAGCGCCTTGCTAGGCAGAGACATCGACAATCACTTACCTGGCCTTGGTAGCACTGGTTTGTTTTAAATCTACATCAGAACTTCAGTTTGGAAATGCATTGACCTTTTTTATACTAATGTAATTAGTATATATCTTTTCATTATAATTAACTGTTCCTGTCATTTGGTTTTTATGTTGTGTGATTTAAACTGTGTTTAGGACTACATTCAACACCATGTAAGTATAGATAGTTAAAGACATAGTAGCCTACTCAGAGCCTTCTCTTACAACTCTAGTTCATCCTTCTTTGTCTGAGGATTGTTTTGAAGAAGAGTTTTATGGGAGACGAGGGTTCTCACTATGAGCGGTTGGTGTTATGCATAACctacttatattttattatttgttagATGATTCTGGTCAAAGTGAATTCTAAGTGAGGCTGGCTACAAATGGTTTGAGCAGCATGTTGGTCAAATATTTTCTAATTACTTGTGTGCTTGGTTTTGGAGGCTGAATCGTGAACACGGAGAGATGAATGTTTCTGGGAATAATCAGGAGCAGGAGTCGTGGTACCGCGACGCCTTCATCAAGAACCTGACTGTTGTTCTCCTTGGGATCGTTATAAACTACCTCAACGGCAGCATGGTGCATACCTTCCACCGAGAAGAGGTAACCACTCCGTGAGAATGCCTTCGGGAAGAACCAAAAAGAGGTGGCCAGAGGATTTGTCTAGTCGAAAAtgatattatgatgatgatagcCAAACTTCAAGATAAACACCTgatgttgtttattttgtctaaaatgatttgttttgtttggctgTTTGTATCTTATTTTAATATAGTTGCTGTTTTTCTTTAATGCTTCTTCTGTTTGGCTGCTGCTCTCTTCTTAATGTCTTTCTTCATTTTCATCTGTTTTATTAAAGATCAGATTGCAAAACATACTACTCGCTACAATCATATTTTGCAGTTCTGATgctaatattaatatttctttCCTCCCCTGAGGTCCTCCGAGAAAACCCCCGCTACGTGCTCTTCATCCACCTGGTGCTCAACGACATGATCCAACTCTTCATCACTATCTCCCTCTTCATCTGCACCTTTGTCTTTCTCACCATCAACGTGTCAGTATGCTGCCTGCTGATGACTGCTGCTGTCTTCACCACCCAGAACACCCCGCTCAACCTGGCCACCATGGCGGTGGAGTGCTACGTGGCTGTCTGCTTTCCGCTCCGCTATGCCACAGTGTGCACGTTGCGGCGTGCGCACCTGGCCATCGGCCTGATGTGGGCGACCAGTGCTCTGACGGTGCTTCCCGACCTCTTCATACTTTTAGCCACCGAGCCGCTGAGTTTCTTCCTGTCCCGCGTTTTCTGCGACCGGGACAGAGTGTTCCGCAGCATCTACAGCGTGGCCAAGCGAGACGCCACCAACATCACCTTACTAGTCATCGTGTGGCTCACGCTCCTCTACACCTACTTCAGCATCTTGTTCGTCGCAAGGTCAGCCAGCAAGGACGCCAAGAAAGCGCACAACACCGTCCTGCTGCATGGCTTCCAGGTGCTGCTGTGCATGATGGTGTATGTTCAGCCCATGATGCTGCAGGGCCTCATACAGCTCTTCCCTGGAAGCTTCTCTGGGTTGCAATTCACTGCTTTTGTCCTGACCCAGATTCTTCCCCGTTTTGTCAACCCACTCCTGTACGGTCTCAGAGACAAGACCTTCCGGAGGTACCTGAAGAAGTATATCCTGGGTAGGAGCCGGCCCTGCGGCCGGATGAAGAGCTTCTCCTGAGCGACCGTTGAGTTTCATTCAAATGTGGGGTATTAAAATTAGCATTTATATTTAGTGTAATGTATTAGACAATAAACATGtcagttcaaataaaataaaaaaatcccatAAAGCTGTATTTTATTATCAATGTTAGAGGATTGATTAAAATTGTATTAACACTTTATTAACCCTAACACTTTATTAATATGAGTTCAAGTTTAATTTAAGGAAATCCTTAGAAGAATCCTCAGAAGTAGCCTGCTACACAACTAACCCAAAGCTTTATTAACACAGATTTATATTGACATTTCGGATGCTTCCTGGGTCACTGTGATATCCTTGGTATTGCAATAAGAGCCAACCAAGTTTAATTTTCAGGGGAAAATAGGAGCAAAGGGAATTAACATATTTATTGTGCAGTCATCGCAATTTTCAGCCCAATCCCAGCCCAGTTATGAACACATTTAAAACTCTGTCATTGACCGTCCCCAGCATGGCCACTAGAATGCTATATAACATTCTAGTGTGACTTTACTCATGAAAACCCTTATACAACACCGAAATGAATACTGAGAGCATAGACAAAAACTACAACCATCAATGTATTTCATTATTGATACTTAATTGTAACATATTTGTAACATTGTTACTTTAGTGTAACATGCATTGAAACATTAACATTGTAActgtgtaaaatgtaaaattagAACTTGTACTTTAGTGCAATATTCATTGTAACATCGTCATTGTGAAATTTAAGTGTTCATTCACAAACAACTAACAATTGAACAAACAGGGTACATTAAGGAAAGAGATGGCCTGTAGAATATGGATTCAAATAGAGGCCTAGACTGAACAAAATAGAatgatatacacacatatatacatgtatgtatattatctatctgtatatatatatatatatactgtatgtacatAGATTTTTCATGtatatttttgagttttgagggACTCGAATCAAGGTAGCCTTTCATTTTGTCAGTTTGTTTTTGGATTCAGGCCTATAGAAAAGAATTGGCCAAAAAACAAGTAGACATCTCACAATTTTAGAGCCGGTATTGTGAAACTACTACGTTCTCTGTGGACCGACTAGCAATACTACATTTGGGTGGGAGACTGGGTTGTAATAGGGAATgcggaaaacaaaacaacaaatcaagtcatatttgtgtatgtacagacacgcaaacatccctgcacgtacgcacacacacactaccacacccactcactcactccctcactcactgaaGCCACTGAGTGCTGCTTTCTCTGGTATATATAAATTACATCCCAGTGCGGGCGGTTGACCTGTAGCTGAAGACCGCAACATCTCAGGGTCTGAACATATTCTCTCTCAGGCTAACCCCAGCTTGTGGGGTCCTAGACTCGAGGGTTCCTGGATTTGTGCAGTCCTGAATTTGTCTAGTCCTTCATAATCCTGCAGCCACCTCACAAGAAAATTCAGGAGGTAAGCACTTTTGATGGACATTTTTAGGATATATACAAATAAGAATAATTGACCAAGTAAAGCATGTAATAAAAATTGGGGTGGCTATAAAACAAGTATAGACTGGTGCACAGACTGCTTTAGGAGAGCACCGGCACAGTGCAGAGCATATCAATCAGAAATACCAACATTATCACTAATTTGTTTATACTAATCTGTACAATTAAAGCCAGAAATACTCCTAGAATAATAACCCTCCAAAAATAGGAATGGACTAATTCTATACAGCTATACTTACTATGTTATTGAATTAAGCCCTAATTATTGCAGCTTTATGTCTGCTCAATGTTTTTAACAGTACATGAGGGCATTGTTGATAATTGCTATATTGCCTAATAAATATTGTATTCAGAGTTTTTCGGTGAGCCTTGCAGATCTGGAGGCTGGGCAGGGTTTGGAGGGATTAGGGAGGCAGGAGTGAGGGGCAGAGTGAAATTGTCTTTTTTTAGTTCAGACTGGAGCTTCTCAAAATTGCATTGTCCCTTCATATTATTTTAACTTAAAATAATGACTCATGATTCATTGCTTTTTATTGATtgttgcaaaaataaatgtcatgattattgtgatattattatacattgtAGCTTATGTACAACACCCCAAACCTTATCGAAAACATGGCATCAGCCGAAAAAACACTCTAAACTTAAATTACTGAAAtgtcaaataaacacacatatctGCCACTGCTCAGGCGGGCAGTGAAGCGTTGAACTGCTCCTACATTAATTTTTCCTGATTGAGGCATTTTCTGTAGTTTGGTTGGAGGGGAATATAGTGTGATAAGCATTACTAAAGGCTAGGCAGCGGAGGAGTTTAAAGCTGTCCTTAATAGTATGGAATATCAACGGCCAAGAGTCTAGTCACCACGAGTTGGGAAGTTAATGGGCTGGTGATAGATTAGATTCTGTAACATTCTGTAGATGATAGGGCTAGACTTTAAGAGTTAAAGGCGAGAGTTAACATAACGCAGCCTCCACCACATCTATGTTTTTACCGAACCGCCCACTCCTGGATGTAAAATCCAGCCGGGGCAATGGCCACCGTACCGTACGGTCTCGGCAGTTTCAGTTCATCTTCTTTAGCAAAATAACGTTAGAACAGTTGAGATGAATTGAATGTACTCCGATGATTTGTGCAATTACTGGGTTGTATCTTCGTGGTTGaacgcacttattgtaagtcgctttggatgaaagcgtcagcttaatgtttgctttagctttctgctaaatcttaaatacattgcactttctaaaaagcttttttaactttgcctttattttctattttaatactaaaaggcctttttaactttctattttacccatttctttgcatatgttttcttttacttatctattatttcattttattgtatgacaatgtttatatgtgaagcactttgagtctgccttgtgtatgaaaagggcTAAATAAATAGGCCTTGCATTCATTAAGGCAATAGGCCCTGGCCTTGCTTTAATGAATGCAATTTAATGAATGTTTTAACAGGTGTGTATTCTTGGAACAGACGTGTGTGGATACAGGGGCATGTATTCTAGGTCTGTTGTAACACTTGTGTGTTATAACAAGGGGATCAATGTATTCTCTTGTGTTGAAGACATGGGCCTCTGTCCTCCTTGTTATACGGGTGATGCGAAAAGAGTTGTTCGCCATTGACTGTCATTTAAACAATGCTTCAAACTTCCTCATTATATATGATCCTTTGTCATGTGATGcctgaaaatattttttataatacttTTAATAACTTTTACGTTGGCAGTGTCTGTGTCAGTATTTTTGGAAAGTTAAATCATTAAACAGTTGGCAGTGTAAATTAAAGCAgttttaatttaatataatattgatATGGTTCT encodes the following:
- the LOC130402355 gene encoding odorant receptor 131-2-like gives rise to the protein MNVSGNNQEQESWYRDAFIKNLTVVLLGIVINYLNGSMVHTFHREEVLRENPRYVLFIHLVLNDMIQLFITISLFICTFVFLTINVSVCCLLMTAAVFTTQNTPLNLATMAVECYVAVCFPLRYATVCTLRRAHLAIGLMWATSALTVLPDLFILLATEPLSFFLSRVFCDRDRVFRSIYSVAKRDATNITLLVIVWLTLLYTYFSILFVARSASKDAKKAHNTVLLHGFQVLLCMMVYVQPMMLQGLIQLFPGSFSGLQFTAFVLTQILPRFVNPLLYGLRDKTFRRYLKKYILGRSRPCGRMKSFS